From Pararhodobacter zhoushanensis, the proteins below share one genomic window:
- a CDS encoding 2OG-Fe(II) oxygenase family protein: MPGLAVQRRDGGGLGVVAEPGEFVLYFGEMLEMGSGGRIRATPHRVVGSAQARVSVPLFFNRSPAVNVAPLGTGGVVRAVDHLPRRFNETYVPLHKR; encoded by the coding sequence GTGCCCGGGCTGGCGGTGCAGCGGCGGGATGGCGGCGGGCTGGGTGTGGTGGCCGAGCCGGGCGAATTTGTCCTGTATTTTGGCGAAATGCTGGAGATGGGGTCAGGCGGGCGCATCAGGGCGACGCCGCACCGGGTTGTCGGCAGCGCCCAGGCGCGCGTTTCCGTGCCGCTGTTCTTCAACCGCAGCCCTGCGGTGAACGTGGCACCCTTGGGAACAGGCGGCGTGGTGCGGGCGGTCGATCACCTGCCGCGACGGTTCAACGAGACCTACGTGCCTTTGCACAAACGCTGA
- a CDS encoding nitroreductase family protein, with protein MSDSAKPQYQPVPLPDRVQTTDALALTQAQAFLTYLRKRHSVRDYSARPVPEPVIAACIAAAGTAPSGANHQPWHFVAIADPALKARIRAAAEDEERAFYAGGAGDEWLAALEPIGTGASKPHLTDAPWLIVIFAQRWGERPGGARFKNYYVPESVGIATGFLIAALHHAGLVCLEHTPNPMKFLNDLCGRPASEKPVMILPVGYPAEDATVPAVAKTKKPLEEILSVFR; from the coding sequence ATGTCCGACAGCGCAAAGCCCCAGTACCAGCCCGTCCCGCTGCCTGACCGCGTCCAGACCACGGACGCGCTCGCCCTGACTCAGGCGCAGGCTTTTCTCACCTACCTGCGCAAGCGCCACTCGGTGCGCGACTACAGCGCCCGCCCGGTCCCCGAACCCGTCATCGCAGCCTGCATCGCCGCCGCGGGCACCGCGCCCTCAGGGGCCAACCACCAGCCCTGGCATTTCGTCGCCATCGCCGATCCGGCGTTGAAAGCCCGCATCCGTGCCGCCGCCGAGGATGAAGAGCGCGCCTTTTACGCCGGCGGCGCGGGCGATGAATGGCTGGCCGCGCTGGAGCCGATCGGCACCGGCGCCTCCAAACCCCATCTGACCGACGCGCCCTGGCTGATCGTCATCTTCGCTCAACGCTGGGGCGAACGGCCCGGCGGCGCGCGGTTCAAGAATTACTACGTCCCCGAAAGCGTCGGCATCGCCACCGGCTTCCTGATCGCCGCCCTGCACCATGCGGGGTTGGTGTGCCTCGAGCACACGCCCAACCCGATGAAATTCCTCAACGATCTTTGCGGTCGGCCAGCCTCGGAGAAGCCGGTGATGATCCTGCCCGTCGGCTATCCGGCCGAGGATGCCACCGTCCCCGCCGTGGCCAAAACCAAGAAACCGCTGGAAGAAATCCTGAGCGTGTTCCGCTGA